The following proteins are encoded in a genomic region of Arachis stenosperma cultivar V10309 chromosome 4, arast.V10309.gnm1.PFL2, whole genome shotgun sequence:
- the LOC130977137 gene encoding sulfiredoxin, chloroplastic/mitochondrial, whose protein sequence is MANFVLQVPSIRLRSFTVSASSSSNGAPPGGLGSSSGGGGGPVIVELPLDKIRRPLMRTRSNDASKVQQLMDSISEIGLQVPIDVLEVDGVYYGFSGCHRYEAHQRLGLPTIRCKVRRGTKETLRHHLR, encoded by the exons atggcaAATTTTGTTCTGCAGGTTCCATCTATTAGATTAAGGAGCTTCACTGTGTCTGCTTCATCCAGTTCCAATG GGGCTCCTCCAGGAGGTTTAGGAAGCagtagtggtggtggtggggGGCCAGTGATAGTGGAGCTTCCTCTTGATAAGATCAGAAGGCCTTTGATGAGGACAAGATCAAATGATGCTAGCAAAGTTCAACAACTTATGGATAGTATAAGTGAAATTGGTCTTCAAGTACCT ATTGATGTGCTAGAGGTTGACGGAGTCTATTACG GCTTCTCTGGGTGTCACCGCTATGAAGCGCACCAGCGCCTTGGCCTCCCTACCATCCGTTGTAAAGTACGCCGCGGCACAAAAGAGACTCTAAG GCATCATCTTCGCTAA
- the LOC130977136 gene encoding 14 kDa zinc-binding protein: MAALVPFSLLRNYSPFMLARPFIVKGCNLNFSKSVLPLPCRRLPFSARATHDEQAAAKAAAATADSGAPTIFDKIINKEIPSSIVYEDEKVLAFRDINPQAPVHVLVIPKVRDGLTELAKAEARHGEILGQLLYAARIVAEKEGILDGFRVVLNSGPSACQSVYHLHLHVLGGRQMNWPPG; encoded by the exons ATGGCAGCACTGGTTCCTTTCTCTCTTCTTAG GAACTATTCACCATTCATGTTAGCAAGGCCTTTTATTGTGAAGGGGTGCAACCTCAATTTCTCCAAGTCTGTTCTTCCTCTCCCATGTCGCAg GTTGCCATTTAGTGCGAGGGCGACGCACGATGAACAAGCTGCAGCCAAAGCAGCTGCTGCTACTGCTGATAGTGGAGCTCCAACAAT ATTTGACAAGATAATCAATAAGGAAATCCCTTCCAGCATTGTGTATGAAGATGAAAAGGTCCTTGCATTTAGGGACATCAATCCACAGGCTCCAGTTCATGTTCTTGTCATTCCGAAAGTTAGAGACGGATTAACAGAACTCGCCAAG GCTGAGGCTAGACATGGAGAAATACTAGGTCAACTTCTATATGCTGCACGAATAGTAGCTGAGAAGGAGGGTATCCTTGATGGATTTCGTGTTGTCCTAAACAGTGGTCCAAGTGCAT GTCAATCTGTGTATCATCTACACTTACATGTCCTTGGTGGGAGACAGATGAATTGGCCACCTGGTTGA